A section of the Branchiostoma lanceolatum isolate klBraLanc5 chromosome 19, klBraLanc5.hap2, whole genome shotgun sequence genome encodes:
- the LOC136425974 gene encoding uncharacterized protein, whose translation MVSRVSPIPWITAVLGLVHMSGSVLAQDEKEWIINGLRDLPVQPVAFWPLNKDYEGRDVSGNGHDALVMENVALDQGPLGQDGGSYFFQGSLSSYIEFPNNGKLDTKYSITIVAAVYPLAAAAGPILSYVSPERKPTRANATM comes from the exons ATGGTGTCCAGAGTTTCTCCTATCCCATGGATCACTGCGGTGCTAGGGCTGGTGCACATGAGCGGCAGCGTTCTGGCACAAGACGAGAAGGAATGGATCATCAACGGTCTCCGTG ATCTACCAGTACAGCCAGTCGCCTTCTGGCCGCTCAACAAGGACTACGAAGGACGTGACGTCAGCGGAAACGGACATGACGCACTCGTCATGGAGAATGTCGCCCTGGACCAAGGTCCGTTGGGTCAAGATGGCGGCTCCTACTTCTTTCAAGGCAGCCTGAGTTCCTACATAGAGTTCCCGAACAACGGGAAACTGGACACGAAATATTCCATCACCATCGTCGCGGCGGTGTACCCCCTGGCAGCGGCAGCTGGGCCGATCCTGTCTTACGTCTCGCCAG AACGGAAACCAACGCGGGCCAATGCAACAATGTAG
- the LOC136426055 gene encoding delta-like protein C — translation MLWPYTDGTGTNLMFLPQKDTDYSSPNHSQQALELNAWNMVAASYEYGSGAVTMWVNGKQVYSGTYTYPGNLATYARRLRVGHNGNAATTFQGRIACLQVYDQALWSQAIQSAMDACPYNDPPVAMVRRIGNKCYGLSAPAAIKNHTEASATCKEMGGSLVKVSDKKEHEIIKTFINERNDVTHWIGVAVSTGPWSPAYEDGTKVNGKWQPWAGNKDEALCVSMDKDMGCDWSPYPCHCKQAFVCASDYYEAASPDDKCSGCVNGATCKGCFNSLITTCDCLPGFTGERCEININECASNPCQHDGLCVDGANSYGCQCARGYSGLNCEIEIVECESSPCQNGGSCIDRIGWYSCRCAPGFLGSNCEINIDECESRPCMNGGECIDAVNSFTCNCTLAFSGVQCESAVDLCTKFEIVCPKPFYCVNQSGAFVCKFPGNGNYPGRRKRNVLPLAECSSASCPKGWNCTVADDGYTCTPPK, via the exons ATGTTGTGGCCCTACACGGACGGGACCGGCACGAACCTGATGTTCCTGCCGCAGAAGGACACGGACTACTCCTCCCCAAACCACTCCCAACAAGCGCTGGAGCTCAACGCATGGAATATGGTGGCTGCGTCCTACGAATATGGATCAG GCGCGGTGACCATGTGGGTGAACGGCAAGCAGGTGTACTCCGGTACCTACACCTACCCGGGCAACCTGGCCACCTATGCGCGCCGTCTGCGTGTGGGGCATAACGGGAACGCGGCCACCACGTTCCAGGGTAGAATAGCGTGCCTGCAGGTGTACGACCAGGCCTTATGGAGCCAGGCCATCCAGTCAGCCATGGATGCGTGCCCTTACAATG ATCCACCCGTAGCGATGGTTAGAAGGATCGGGAACAAGTGTTACGGTCTCTCCGCCCCGGCGGCCATCAAAAACCACACCGAGGCCTCCGCAACGTGCAAGGAGATGGGTGGCAGTCTTGTCAAG GTTTCAGACAAAAAGGAACACGAGATAATCAAGACCTTCATCAATGAGAGaaatgacgtcacccactggATTGGTGTCGCCGTCTCTACCGGACCCTGGTCTCCGGCATATGAAGACGGGACAAAGGTGAACG GAAAATGGCAGCCGTGGGCCGGGAATAAGGATGAAGCTCTGTGCGTGTCCATGGATAAGGACATGGGCTGTGACTGGTCGCCGTACCCCTGTCACTGTAAACAGGCCTTCGTCTGTGCATCAG ATTATTACGAAGCGGCGTCCCCTGACGACAAGTGCAGTGGCTGTGTGAACGGCGCCACCTGTAAGGGCTGCTTCAACTCCCTCATCACCACATGCGACTGTCTGCCGGGGTTCACGGGGGAGCGATGCGAGATCA ATATCAACGAATGTGCCTCGAACCCGTGCCAGCATGACGGGCTGTGTGTGGACGGGGCGAACTCGTACGGCTGCCAGTGCGCTCGAGGATACAGCGGGTTAAACTGCGAAATCG AAATAGTCGAGTGCGAGTCGTCGccgtgtcaaaatggcggctcgTGTATTGACCGCATCGGCTGGTACAGCTGTCGGTGCGCACCAGGTTTCCTCGGCAGCAACTGTGAGATAA ACATTGACGAGTGTGAATCCAGACCGTGTATGAACGGAGGGGAGTGTATAGACGCTGTCAACTCCTTCACGTGTAACTGTACCCTGGCCTTCAGTGGGGTCCAGTGCGAAAGTG CTGTTGATCTGTGCACGAAGTTTGAAATCGTCTGCCCCAAACCGTTCTACTGTGTGAACCAGTCCGGCGCCTTCGTCTGCAAGTTTCCTGGCAACGGAAACTACCCCG GTCGCAGGAAGAGAAATGTACTGCCCCTTGCTGAgtgcagcagcgcctcctgtccAAAAGGTTGGAACTGCACGGTTGCGGACGATGGCTATACCTGCACCCCACCGAAGTAA
- the LOC136426056 gene encoding polyamine-modulated factor 1-binding protein 1-like, which translates to MAGFVYNVVCAGLLVGVVYGAVVPTKPKYNNEKPLSSAQKVELLKEQLEELQKNLYKLSDTFSAEQEEEPAPETLPTQLPEKKPTTKPQPDPAAGLEVKNFVDSVATSLDKPREQERVSGNELTQEDVDFLQELKSFFKKKATQMVQETKEEKEETDDPDLTALANILSSNTRTVVGTLPKETEYFREGGKLMDRPYTVDELGDPNDVSKKDVKLSETKATTKVQSSEQEPQKKIEEAIAERLQADLREAGREGMTLEALLKQMTEDTERLNEESRRQALELQGKREPRAQTGEESLIRLVENKLVM; encoded by the exons ATGGCGGGTTTTGTGTATAATGTCGTCTGTGCTGGACTGTTGGTGGGAGTGGTTTACGGTGCAGTAG TTCCTACCAAACCCAAGTACAACAATGAAAAGCCTCTGAGTTCAGCTCAGAAG GTTGAGCTGCTGAAAGAACAACTGGAAGAGCTACAGAAGAAC CTATACAAGTTGTCTGACACGTTCTCGGCCGAGCAGGAGGAAGAACCAGCTCCAGAAACTCTCCCCACACAGCTTCCGGAGAAGAAGCCTACGACAAAACCACAGCCGGACCCGGCAGCGGGGCTGGAGGTCAAAAACTTCGTCGACTCCGTGGCGACCTCTCTAGACAAACCTCGGGAACAAGAGCGCGTATCTGGGAACGAGCTCACCCAAGAGGACGTGGATTTCTTACAG GAACTGAAGAGTTTCTTCAAGAAAAAGGCTACCCAAATGGTTCAGGAGACAaaggaagaaaaggaagaaactgATG ATCCAGACCTGACGGCTCTTGCCAACATCCTGTCGTCCAACACGCGGACAGTAGTGGGCACCCTACCGAAGGAGACCGAGTACTTTAGGGAGGGAGGAAAGTTAATGGATCGGCCGTACACCGTAGACGAACTGGGGGACCCTAACG atgtatcAAAGAAAGATGTGAAACTTTCAGAGACAAAGGCGACCACCAAGGTTCAGTCCTCAGAACAAGAGCCTCAGAAGAAAATCGAAG AAGCCATTGCTGAGCGTCTGCAGGCAGACCTGCGCGAGGCAGGACGGGAAGGCATGACATTGGAGGCGCTGCTCAAACAGATGACAGAGGACACCGAAA GACTGAACGAGGAGAGCCGTCGACAGGCCCTAGAGCTTCAGGGTAAACGCGAACCCAGGGCACAGACTGGGGAAGAAAGTCTCATCAGGCTAGTCGAGAATAAACTGGTCATGTGA
- the LOC136426059 gene encoding mitochondrial pyruvate carrier 2-like: protein MSVVGLRGLIMRLDKRVEALLPQRIRSVWNHPAGPKTIFFWAPAFKWALVIAGIADVVRPPERLSVYQSSALAATGCIWSRYSFVIIPVNYNLFSVNIFVAATGFFQLSRIYKYRKSLKELPPAEDETADSEEAGKTPAA, encoded by the exons ATGAGTGTGGTAGGACTTCGAGGCCTCATCATGAGGCTGGACAAGCGGGTGGAAGCGCTCCTTCCGCAGAGAATCCGCTCCGTTTGGAACCATCCCGCCGGGCCAAAGACAATCTTTTTCTGGGCGCCTGCCTTCAAGTGGGCGCTGGTGATCGCCGGGATCGCCGACGTCGTACGGCCGCCGGAGAGGCTAAGCGTGTACCAATCCAGTGCGCTGGCTGCCACGGGATGCATTTGGTCTAGATACTCGTTT GTAATCATCCCAGTGAACTACAACTTGTTCAGTGTGAACATTTTCGTAGCTGCCACGGGGTTCTTCCAGCTCTCAAGGATATATAAGTACAGAAAGTCTCTGAAGGAACTGCCGCCAGCAGAGGATGAAACAGCAGACTCAGAGGAAGCAGGAAAAACGCCAGCAGCATGA